GTTACTTCTCCGGCCCTACTCGAAGTCATGTCGGACCCGAAACATCCCGACATCCGTGAACGGCGCCCTGTTAGCCCTCGCCCTGCTGGCCCTGGCCGCCGACGCCGTCACGGCCTGCGGCGAGTCCGAGGCCGACTCCGGGCTCCGCCGGAAAACACGCGGCCTCGTCGGCCGCCTCACAGGGTGCCAGCCAGGCGGGCAAGGCGAAGCTGCGCCACCGAAAGCGCCCTTGCTCGCTCCGGACATCGTCACGCCACGGTCGGCGGTTCATCCGAGGGTGGTAACAGATCCCGATTCCGCGTGACCTCACAGCTCGGCCACGGCCACACTCGCCTGTATCGCTTGTACACAGGACGGCCGGGGGGCCGGTCACGGGGGAAGAGGAATGCACCATGAACTCAGGGACGTTCAGAGGCGGTTCAGTACGTCAGGCGCTGCGCACCACCCTCTTGGGGGCGGGCGTGGTCGCGGCCCTGCTGGCAGCCACCGCCTGTCAGCCCTCCGGGGGTGACGACGAGTCCGCCGGCCCGTCCAACTCCGCCCCGGCAGCCGGGAGTCCGTCGAAGGCCGCCGAGCCCTCGGGCGACTCCGGGACCGGGAGCAGCGGCGCGACGGACGAGGCGACCGGGGACAGCGGCGAAACCGGCGGTGGCAACGGCACCAGCCACCAGGACTGCAAGGCCACCGACCTCACGACCGCGGTCGAGCTTCAGGACGCGTCCGGGGAGACCCCCCGCCACTTCCTGCTGACGGTCACCAACGGCAGCACCTCGCCGTGTGTCCTCAACGACGCACCGCTGGTGCGGCTCGGAGCCGGTGACAGCGCTCCGACCGTCGAG
This genomic interval from Streptomyces sp. NBC_00464 contains the following:
- a CDS encoding DUF4232 domain-containing protein, which codes for MNSGTFRGGSVRQALRTTLLGAGVVAALLAATACQPSGGDDESAGPSNSAPAAGSPSKAAEPSGDSGTGSSGATDEATGDSGETGGGNGTSHQDCKATDLTTAVELQDASGETPRHFLLTVTNGSTSPCVLNDAPLVRLGAGDSAPTVEPLEEPDTEPVVVEGGGKAYAGLYVFGNDEGGEAEYDQSTRFTATLVAGEGTELSGTLVFGLPGGLRSVSYDDAARVNGWASTEGLAMRPINQL